The following coding sequences lie in one Manis pentadactyla isolate mManPen7 chromosome 19, mManPen7.hap1, whole genome shotgun sequence genomic window:
- the B3GALT2 gene encoding beta-1,3-galactosyltransferase 2, which translates to MLQWRRRHCCFAKMSWNAKRSLFRTHLIGVLSLVFLFAMFLFFNHHDWLPGRAAFKDNPVTYTFRGFHSTKSETNHSSLRNIWKETVPQTLRPQTATNSNNTDLSPQGVTGLENTLSANGSIYSEKGTRYPNSYHFKYIVNEPEKCQEKSPFLILLIAAEPGQIEARRAIRQTWGNESLAPGIQITRIFLLGVSIKLNGYLQRAILEESRQYHDIIQQEYLDTYYNLTIKTLMGMNWVATYCPHIPYVMKTDSDMFVNTEYLIHKLLKPDLPPRHNYFTGYLMRGYAPNRNKDSKWYMPQDLYPSERYPVFCSGTGYVFSGDLAEKIFKVSLSIRRLHLEDVYVGICLAKLRIDPVPPPNEFVFNHWRVSYSSCKYSHLITSHQFQPSELIKYWNHLQQNKHNACANAAKEKAGRYRHRKLH; encoded by the coding sequence ATGCTTCAGTGGAGGAGAAGACACTGCTGCTTTGCAAAAATGAGCTGGAATGCCAAGAGGTCTCTGTTCCGCACCCATCTTATTGGTGTGCTCTCTCTAGTGTTTCTTTTTGCTATGTTCTTGTTTTTCAACCATCATGACTGGCTGCCGGGCAGAGCTGCATTCAAAGACAATCCTGTGACATACACATTCCGAGGATTTCATTCTACAAAAAGTGAGACAAACCACAGTTCTCTTCGGAACATTTGGAAAGAAACAGTCCCTCAAACTCTGAGGCCTCAAACAGCAACGAACTCCAATAATACAGACCTGTCACCACAAGGAGTTACAGGGCTAGAGAATACACTTAGTGCCAATGGAAGTATTTACAGTGAAAAAGGAACCAGATACCCAAATTCTTACCATTTCAAATATATTGTCAACGAACCTGAAAAATGTCAGGAGAAGAGCCCTTTTCTAATACTACTAATAGCTGCAGAACCTGGACAAATAGAAGCTAGAAGAGCTATTCGGCAGACATGGGGCAATGAAAGTCTAGCACCTGGTATCCAAATCACACGAATTTTTTTGTTGGGTGTAAGTATTAAGTTAAATGGCTACCTTCAACGTGCAATATTGGAAGAAAGCAGACAATATCATGATATTATTCAACAGGAATACTTAGATACATATTATAATTTGACCATTAAAACACTAATGGGCATGAACTGGGTTGCAACATACTGTCCACATATTCCATATGTTATGAAAACTGACAGTGACATGTTTGTCAATACTGAATATTTAATACATAAGTTACTGAAGCCAGACCTGCCTCCCAGACATAACTATTTCACTGGTTACCTAATGAGAGGATATGCACCAAATCGAAACAAAGATAGCAAATGGTACATGCCACAAGACCTCTACCCAAGTGAGCGCTACCCTGTCTTCTGTTCTGGGACTGGTTATGTTTTTTCTGGAGATCTGGCAGAGAAGATATTTAAAGTTTCTTTAAGTATCCGTCGTTTGCACTTGGAAGATGTGTATGTAGGGATCTGTCTTGCCAAGTTGAGAATTGATCCTGTGCCCCCTCCCAATGAGTTTGTGTTCAATCACTGGAGAGTTTCTTATTCAAGCTGTAAATACAGTCACCTAATTACCTCTCATCAGTTCCAGCCTAGTGAGCTGATAAAATACTGGAACCATTTACAACAAAATAAGCACAACGCTTGTGCCAATGCagcaaaagaaaaggcaggcaggTATCGTCACCGTAAACTACACTAG